One genomic window of Misgurnus anguillicaudatus chromosome 12, ASM2758022v2, whole genome shotgun sequence includes the following:
- the slc38a9 gene encoding neutral amino acid transporter 9, translating into MMDEDSKPLLGSMRAVVDYYTDSLDSRQRRPFHVEPKNIVGEDVQERVSAEASVLNSRVQYYGRLTASSDRLLVPPDHVIPAAEDIYIYSPLGTAYKVQGGDSPSKNPSIVTIFAIWNTMMGTSILSMPWGIKQAGFTLGIIIIVFMGLLMLYCCYRVLKSTKSIPFIDTSDWEFPDVCKYYLGAFGKWSSLIFSLVSLVGAMVVYWVLMSNFMFNTGEFIYNYVHNVSTSDKEYGTNGSERVVCPYPDLDPDRNRSVVLFSVSDNGTGHATFDRWWSKTNTVPFYLIALLLPLLNFRSASFFARFTFLGTLSVLYLIILVTLKAIRLGFHLEFHWFVSSEVFVAEFRSTFPQLSGVLTLAFFIHNCIITLMKNNKHQENNVRDLSLAYLLVGLTYLYVGVLIFAVFPSPPLSKKCIEPNFLDNFPSGDIMVFVARTCLLFQMTTVYPLLGYLVRVQLMGQIFSNPYPGFLHVFFLNIFVVGAGVLMARFYPNIGSIIRFSGAICGLALVFVLPSLIHMISLKRRDELRWPSAIFHTFLILLGVANLFGQFFM; encoded by the exons GCCGTTTCACGTGGAGCCCAAAAATATTGTAGGTGAAGATGTTCAGGAGAGAGTCTCTGCTGAAGCTTCAGTCCTGAACAGTAGAGTTCAATACTACGGCCGTCTAACAGCTTCTTCAGACAGACTGCTG GTTCCTCCAGATCATGTGATTCCTGCTGCTGAGGACATCTATATCTACAGTCCATTGGGAACAGCGTACAAAGTACAGGGAGGTGACAGTCCTTCCAAAAACCCCAGCATTGTCACAAT TTTTGCCATATGGAACACCATGATGGGAACATCCATATTGAGTATGCCATGGGGAATAAAACAG GCTGGTTTCACTCTGGGCATcatcattattgtttttatgggTCTGCTGATGCTCTACTGCTGTTACAGAGTATTGAAATCCACAAAGTCAATAC CTTTCATAGATACATCAGACTGGGAGTTTCCTGATGTATGTAAATATTACTTGGGGGCGTTTGGAAAATGGTCGAGTCTTATATTCTCTTTGGTGTCATTGGTCGGTGCGATGGTGGTCTACTGGGTTCTTATGTCCAATTTCATGTTCAACACAGGGGAATTCATTTACA ACTATGTTCACAATGTCAGCACATCAGATAAAGAGTATGGCACCAATGGTTCAGAGAGAG TGGTTTGTCCATATCCAGATTTGGATCCAGACAGGAACAGAAGTGTTGTCTTGTTCTCTGTGAGTGACAACGGTACAGGACATGCAACGTTTGACCGCTGGTGGAGTAAAACCAACACCGTCCCGTTCTACCTCATCGCTCTTCTCCTCCCACTACTCAACTTTCGCTCTGCCTCCTTTTTCGCCAGGTTCACCTTTCTCG GCACTTTATCTGTATTGTATCTCATCATTCTCGTCACCCTTAAAGCAATTCGACTGGGCTTTCACCTTGAGTTCCACTGGTTTGTGTCCTCTGAGGTTTTTGTTGCAG AGTTTAGGTCAACGTTTCCTCAGCTGAGTGGTGTTCTGACATTAGCATTTTTTATTCACAACTGCATCATCACGCTTATGAAGAACAACAAACATCAAGAAAACAAT GTGCGAGATCTGTCATTGGCTTATCTCCTGGTGGGTTTAACATACCTCTACGTTGGTGTGTTGATCTTTGCTGTATTTCCATCTCCTCCTCTGTCTAAAAAGTGCATTGAGCCA AATTTTTTGGATAACTTTCCCAGCGGTGACATCATGGTGTTTGTAGCGAGGACCTGCCTTCTGTTCCAGATGACCACGGTTTATCCTCTGCTGGGGTATCTTGTCCGGGTACAGCTGATGGGGCAAATCTTTAGTAATCCTTACCCCGG TTTCCTCCATGTCTTTTTTCTGAACATCTTTGTCGTCGGAGCAGGAGTCCTCATGGCCAGATTTTACCCCAATATTGGCTCTATTATCAG GTTTTCTGGTGCCATATGCGGTTTGGCTCTTGTGTTTGTTCTGCCATCATTGATTCATATGATCTCATTGAAGCGGCGTGATGAGTTACGCTGGCCCTCAGCTATCTTTCACACCTTCCTTATCCTGCTGGGCGTGGCCAATTTATTTGGACAGTTCTTCATGTAA
- the sh2d4a gene encoding LOW QUALITY PROTEIN: SH2 domain-containing protein 4A (The sequence of the model RefSeq protein was modified relative to this genomic sequence to represent the inferred CDS: substituted 1 base at 1 genomic stop codon), whose product MLQQILTDMYIDPDLLNELNEEQKQILFLKMREEQIRRWREREARLEKEEAARVKDKKVSGKSVSWMKGLDGDVWIWVMGEHSADKPYDQICDEIMSERAALQAQREAEQIRAKKEAELEKRFSGVYLEPEQIVLKEREVDQEKKKQISALEQKKAEEKIKKQEAEERRRAEEELRRLEEERKQQIYMSLKEVQKNKQTHDEDEKEWQNTLKKSKAADLRRRSLAKQTVEDHRRRSVKALERGRVAAVTKAFGEVNTTAPPKPKPRNNTNTPVTTQQXPGIRRSLSVSSRDHIIRWFQEEQLPLRAGFQQDHSRIAPWFHGIISRDEAEALLNEGQSGHFLVRVNERIFGYVLSYRSSEGIKHLLIDASDNCYMLLGDQMKFSSLTELVEYHQVEPLPPFGVEYLLHACGQRPGAADYTDLFSSLTHKQTSA is encoded by the exons ATGCTTCAACAGATACTGACAGACATGTACATCGATCCAGATCTGCTCAACGAGCTGAATGAAGAGCAGAAACAGATTCTCTTCCTTAAGATGAGAGAAGAACAGATCAGaagatggagagaaagagaagcgAGACTGGAGAAAGAGGAAGCGGCACGTGTAAAAGATAAAAAAG TTTCAGGTAAGAGTGTATCATGGATGAAGGGTCTGGATGGTGATGTATGGATTTGGGTGATGGGAGAGCATTCAGCTGATAAACCGTACGATCAGATCTGCGATGAGATTATGAGCGAGAGAGCAGCGCTGCAAGCACAGAGAGAAGCTGAACAGATCAG GGCGAAGAAAGAGGCCGAGCTGGAGAAGAGGTTTTCAGGAGTCTATCTGGAGCCGGAGCAGATTGTGTTGAAGGAACGAGAAGTGGACCAAGAGAAGAAAAAACAGATTTCTGCTCTAGAACAGAAAAAAGCAGAGGAGAAAATCAAG AAGCAGGAGGCGGAGGAGAGACGTCGAGCTGAGGAGGAGCTTCGGCGGCTGGAGGAGGAGAGAAAACAACAGATTTACATGAGTCTGAAGGAGGTGCAGAAGAACAAACAAACCCATGATGAGGACGAGAAAGAGTGGCAgaatacat TGAAGAAGTCTAAAGCCGCAGATCTGCGCAGACGATCCCTGGCCAAACAAACCGTAGAGGATCACCGCAGACGCTCAGTGAAAGCTCTAGAAAGAGGAAGAGTAGCAGCCGTGACCAAAGCCTTCGGTGAAGTAAACACAACTGCTCCGCCTAAACCTAAACCCAGAAACAACACCAACACGCCTGTGACCACCCAACAGTGA CCAGGAATCCGAAGGTCATTGTCAGTGTCTAGTCGAGATCACATTATACGCTGGTTTCAAGAGGAGCAGTTACCCCTCAGAGCAGGCTTTCAACAGGACCACAGCAGGATCGCACCCTGGTTTCATG GTATTATATCTCGGGATGAGGCTGAAGCGTTGTTGAATGAGGGTCAGTCTGGTCACTTCTTGGTGCGGGTTAATGAGAGAATCTTTGGTTACGTGCTTTCATATCGATCCAGTGAAGGAATCAAACATCTCCTCATTGATGCCTCAGACAACTGCTATATGCTGCTGGGAGATCAGATGAAGTTTAGTTCACTTACAGAACTGGTGGAATATCATCAG GTGGAGCCGCTGCCCCCGTTTGGTGTGGAATATCTACTGCATGCATGTGGACAGAGACCCGGTGCTGCAGACTACACAGATTTATTCTCATCACTCACGCACAAACAAACGTCTGCCTAA